The window TCAGTAGTGGGCATGGGCTCGACCTTGGGAACCGGAGAGAGATTGAGATCCGTACGGTTGGAATCATCAGTAGTGGCCATGGGCTTGACCTTGGGAACCGGAGAGGGGGAACTGTAGGGAACGAGAGAGGCGAGGCTGACGATGCCTCCAAGGCCATGAACCGCAACGTGGCGGGAGTAGAAGAGGCCGGGCAAAACAACATCGACTCCGCCGACTGAGAGAGGGCGGGTGGAGACGAGGCGGAGAGCGCTGGAGGGGAGGAGAGTGGGGAGGACCGAGCCGGCGGCGAGGGAGCGGAGGTTGAAGAGGGAGAGGCGGAGAGGGACGACGTGGAAGCGGAGGGTGTCGGTGTATGAGGAAGCGGGGAGCGTCATGTCGAGGGCGAAGAGGGAGGCGTCGGTGGGGGCGAAGATGGTGAAGGAGGCGTTGGCGGGGAGGGTGAGGAGGAGCCACTGGAGGTCGGAGGTGGCCATTGCGTTGCAGACGAGGTTGTAGCCGTGGCCGCGGAGCACTCGCTGCATCGACTCGTACTCACGGGTAGTGAGTGAAACGACGCCGCTCGGGGAGGCGACGACAGCAAGAAGGAGGAGGACGGCGGTGAGGGAGATTGCACGGACGCTGGAAGCCATTGATTGGTGGTGGTGAGTCTAGCGAGCAAGAATCAAGCAATCAGGAAACGAAGGAATCGGTTTGGGGAGGACGAAATGGTTTTTGGCGGGCTTTTTATTCTTGTTGTAACAACTTTTTCGTGCCTGCTGGTTGGTGGTTTTATTACGGATTTGCCATATGTCTCGATGACGATAATAGCCCTCCATCGTTACCCTGTTCAGCTTTTACTTAAAGAGTAGTTATGTCATTACACTTTCCTAATTAAACTGACACTCACACAGTCCCACTACCGGAAGAACGACGCCGTTGGGTCCGTTACAGTTTTCCATATTATTACGAAATTGCCACGCTGAACTCTCAGCAACGATTTCATCTTTGTTACACACAAAGGCTTGAAAACCGATAATTAATCATGCCACGCTAAACTATCAAACCCTTTTTTTACATCGACTAATGAAGTGTAAATCGAATCAAACGTGATtagtttgtttttaattttaatcatatGAAAACTCttgtattaatttattgtttttgtgtAATACTTgacatatttttataattaacgACGAGTGTTTTTGGTCCTTACGATGAATGAGAGATGATCGGTGGCAATGAGAAGTCTGATTCACCCAGTGTTCGGTCGTAAATAGTTCGTGAGACTGGCATACCAAAACTTTAAAGTGCTTAATAATCGAAAACGATTGAGATATTCTGAAAAATCGATTTAAGTATTACATCATTTTTATagttaacatgcttatttcttattggtgacatataattttatttgcaattttagtcgacaaatttaatttacctaacattactcttttgcTTAAGACGTCGCACAATCTTCTTGTTGTACATTAAGGTTCACTAACATTTTCCTAGTGCAGAAAgcccttttcttttctattgtCAATATGCGTTTGAACTCGTAAGTAAAAAGTGACAATGAGTTAATATAATTTGAGATCTTTTATAAAGTTACAAAGAGAGATATCACTAAAACTAATAGTTAATTCATTATAGGCTGACCATGGTTAGTTTGTTGAACAAGAGGTGCGAATCTAGAAGGGAGTAACGCTACACCAAAGTTAAGGGAAAAAACATAAATCGTGACTCTTCTGTCGATAAATAAGGACAggcaattaaaaatttatacataattttatttttgtactgAAAGCTACTGCAACAATGTCTATTCATGTCATGTAAGTGTTTTTTGTTAGTACAGGTTGAGAAGGGTAGTGTGATctacaaatatatttttacttctcacacactttttcgattttccatcattaaatCGAATGACTGCTTTTTTGATTACCACTCTCGAATAGTGGGAATATTCAACACGCTATTTATCACTTTTgtatgaatttaaatttcaaaatttatatcTATCCACTGCACACTAtggtaaaatttaaatttaacaatGATAAGTAAGATGTTAATATCGCCATCacggtgagcaaaaatattccaaGTGACGATACAGAATACATACTACTTGCCGTTTTTGACCCCATAATTCGGTTAATTAAATCGGACACAGAAAAGCattataaaagttaaaaacccTCGTAGGAGTGGCAGACACAGAAAAACCCATCAGAATCTCCCTCCCTCCATTTTCTCTCCGACTCTTCTGTCTGCTCTCCGTCACTCTCAGCAATCAGCAGCCGTCTCTCCGCCGCCTCCACTCACCCTAccactctctgtctctctctccctccttctCTATGGCGGTGGACAAGGACAAGCTTCAGGAAGACGGTGCTATTGCCCGCTTCTACAGGATTATTCTCAGTTGGGACTATTTCCGTCTCAGAAAAGAGGCAAacgtaactctctctctctctctctctatatatctatacaaatgtataaatatatgtGTTTGTTGTGTATTAAATTGATGAATTTGCATTGTTTGGGAAGCAGAAGCTGAAGGACAAGCAGCAGAAGAGTAAGGGGGAAGAAATAGTTTATGagggtttaggaattgcaaaaGTGAAAGGCACCTACAAAGATGTGGATGACTATATCTCTACATATGAACCGCTTCTTTTCGAAGAAGTCAAAGCTCAGATTCTTCAGGAAAAAGACTTGGATGAATGTATTGCATTCACTTTCCTTTACccttttctgtttggtttccgagaaaatttgTTTACTACTCAATTTCATGTTGGTTTTGTGAATTAAGTCTCgctcttttaatttatttgtatgtaTGGAACAATGCAGTGGAAGACCCCAGGGAAAACTTGGTTGTCGAGTACACTGACGTGGACGGGTTTCACTTAGCAACCCTTACCCGCGACCAGGGTGACTTGGAAGAGAGCGGATCAATAACGCAGAATGATCTTTTGCTTCTTTCCGGACAAAAGGTAATTAGTTCAAGTTCAAATCTTGCTTGTCTCTCTTGCATTTATCCTATAGCTAAGCATTAGTGTTACATTTTCGGTAGTTCATTCTCCAACTTTTGAGAAATACccgtgaaaaataaaaattttgccTTTAGCACGCCGCTACACTGACAGGACTTTAATCTTACCTTTTTGATTGTATGAGTTTATATAATGTAGGTTTCTTAATCTTTTGATGGGGTTTGTTATTGCAGCTTCAATGGGTAACGGATGGTAAAGAGAAGTATATCCAACCTCCATCTACCAAACATCCACGGGACTATGCTTTTGCATTGGTGGAAAGCCGCCAGGCAAGTTCTTTTAGGATTAGAATGTATTTGGGTGGAGAAGTCACTAATTTGGAGACAGATGCAGTTGAATGTCCTAGGCTGTTAAATGTGAAGTCTTTGGTGACTTCTACAGAACGACGGTTCTTTTACACTCTAAAGGTAAAGCGTTTCTTAAGAACTTACATATATTTTGCTGcatcatgattttttttcttcgggAGGAGATATTTTTTCTGTTGGGTATACTGATTGGAAAATATTGGAATTAACCTCTAGTATTGTGATAACATGGTTTTTAATTGATGTATATAGGTAATTTTATGTCTGAATGTTCAGTTAGAAAATCCTTGATCATTTTAAGTGGTTAAGCTATTCTTTTATATAAATAGCTTACAAGTGTAGAAAATTAATGCTTTTTAGTTTCTTCATGATAGGGAGTTTTTGGCTCAGTTGCCAACATGACCAGTTATTATAAATACCAGACCATAGTTGTTCAATATAAAGACAAAAATTCTTTTTCACTTATTCAATATATGTTTCAGATTTGCAGTTTATCAACTATTGCTCGTGAATATGTAGCTCTACGGTCAATTGGTTCTCTCCCTTTTAAGGATATAATTCTTGGAGCTGctgaaaaaaatatcaattcGGAAGGCCAGGCCTGGAAAATTTCTGGACCTCTGCAggaatatataaaagaaaatcttAATGAATCTCAACAAAACGCCATACAGGTAAGTTAATACTAAAAGTGTACATTTATGTATTAACTTCTTATGTATGATGCTCGCATGTTTGGGAGTTGTATATGCAATTTGGTTCTTTTGACGTTTTATAGACGTTGCTCATGCATTGTGGTCTTGTAGAAGTCCGTCGTCGGAGGTCCAAGTGTCCATATTTGTGCTTGGAGCTTTTTATCTGTTATTATTTGAATTTCGTATGAGGATTAGtgaaagaaaattattatttgcTGCAGGCCGGTCTATCGCGTAAACCATTTATCCTGATACAGGTATTCTTTTTAATCTtacttctaatttctttttttgccttttgtcaaattattatgGATGCATATAGAAGCTCGCTACTTCTTTTCATCTCATTGTGGTCTTATAAATGCATAAACAAGCTTGCTACTTCTTTTCATCTCATTATCTAGGTCATCTTTCTTAATAATTGTAAAAATGCATCTTAATGGATATATTTGGTGGATATTGATTTCAAGCTTCCATTTAGGGTCCTCCAGGAACAGGAAAGACACAAACTATCCTTGGGCTTCTTAGTGCCATTTTGCATGCTACTCCAGCAAGAATGAACTCCAGGTTAAAATATCAATCTGTCCAATTCTTCTAATGATTTTGTCAACTACATAAGAAAATCCAAgaaacttggaaaaaaaaattgccctAGAAATTTAGACTCGTTTGTGATTGTAAGAAGTAAGAATTGAATATAACACATCTGCATTTTTcatatcaattttcttttgctcaTATGCAGCTTCCTTCTCTTGCAGGGGTGAGTCAACCATAAAGCGCCGGCCAAAGTTATCTAGAGAGGAGAAGTATGTGGTTACTTGCTCGGTTCTTTTTGTCTGGCTTATATACGGAATGTAGATATTGTCTCGAATGTCAATGTTTCTTTATGTGTTGCTTCTTTTCT of the Pyrus communis chromosome 1, drPyrComm1.1, whole genome shotgun sequence genome contains:
- the LOC137732851 gene encoding fasciclin-like arabinogalactan protein 19, encoding MASSVRAISLTAVLLLLAVVASPSGVVSLTTREYESMQRVLRGHGYNLVCNAMATSDLQWLLLTLPANASFTIFAPTDASLFALDMTLPASSYTDTLRFHVVPLRLSLFNLRSLAAGSVLPTLLPSSALRLVSTRPLSVGGVDVVLPGLFYSRHVAVHGLGGIVSLASLVPYSSPSPVPKVKPMATTDDSNRTDLNLSPVPKVEPMPTTDDSNRTDFNFSPEIAPSPVTTGSPSSSPNVGHEISPASVPEDEISPAAATAPAQSPLKADSVAERARVLLMEINAIPDREKSKAISDADQTMGGESQPSMMKEQPEVINKLEKCGALDEMAIDCFVPDGATGLDHSSVHRVVRVLT